The Saprospiraceae bacterium genome includes a window with the following:
- a CDS encoding beta-lactamase family protein — MKQKTFITLLFLLNFSNLFAQNDFKEIDVFLEKQMQTWHIPNISIAITNKDDILYIKEFGDDKSKGNYLIGSVSKPFTAIATMQLVEQGKVNLDDLVKLHLPWFETNNKTISDKITIRHLLNQTSGLTKNAGFFTPQSQNQSEIESAYKNYLLSLNADELSIGKHHIYCNLNYQLLGQIIQKISGLKFADYLNKYIFSPCNMKNTFATYRETQSFGLKNGYQYLFGYPIKRSFEYNDNGIAAGDIASNTKDLSKFLQVLLKNGQIGNDSLLSKNTLSQMHTPFSNRYGMGFSIGNWNGLHSIRHSGLTKNYSSAINILPNQNYGIVILTNINSFYAVRNLMDGVIIRLNNQEKVAYIPYEIYFRYAILALFLWSFIEFLLRLNKWRKLKFAFNYSKNKNDIFWLLISILVAFSWLVTVPYFAKIPLLSMTILQPDLGYTLFIGVIIGMLSGIVLYFIKSNTNVEKPHPTTKLSS, encoded by the coding sequence ATGAAACAAAAAACCTTCATAACTCTCTTATTTTTATTAAATTTTTCCAATCTTTTTGCTCAAAATGATTTTAAAGAAATAGATGTTTTCTTAGAAAAACAAATGCAAACCTGGCATATACCAAATATAAGTATTGCTATTACAAATAAAGATGATATTCTGTATATAAAAGAATTTGGTGACGACAAAAGTAAAGGGAACTATTTGATTGGTTCAGTAAGTAAACCGTTTACAGCTATTGCAACTATGCAATTAGTTGAACAGGGCAAAGTAAACTTAGACGACCTTGTAAAATTACATCTTCCTTGGTTTGAAACTAATAATAAAACCATTTCTGATAAGATTACGATTAGGCATTTACTAAATCAAACGAGTGGATTAACAAAAAACGCTGGTTTTTTTACACCCCAAAGTCAAAACCAATCAGAAATTGAGAGTGCATACAAAAACTATCTTTTGTCTTTAAATGCAGATGAGCTATCAATCGGAAAACACCATATTTATTGTAATCTGAATTATCAATTATTAGGACAAATTATTCAAAAAATTAGTGGATTAAAATTTGCAGATTATTTGAATAAATACATTTTCAGTCCTTGTAATATGAAAAACACCTTTGCAACTTATCGAGAAACGCAAAGTTTTGGGCTAAAAAATGGATACCAATACCTTTTTGGATACCCTATCAAAAGAAGTTTTGAATATAATGACAATGGTATTGCAGCAGGTGACATAGCTTCAAATACGAAAGATTTATCCAAGTTTTTACAAGTATTACTCAAAAACGGGCAAATTGGTAATGATAGTTTGCTTTCAAAAAACACCCTAAGTCAGATGCATACGCCTTTTTCAAATCGCTATGGAATGGGGTTTTCTATTGGCAATTGGAATGGCTTACATTCCATTAGACACTCAGGACTTACTAAAAATTACAGTAGTGCAATTAATATTCTTCCAAACCAAAATTACGGAATTGTAATTTTAACCAACATTAATAGTTTTTATGCAGTTCGTAATTTAATGGACGGTGTAATTATTAGATTAAATAATCAAGAAAAAGTAGCTTATATTCCTTACGAAATATATTTTAGATATGCAATTCTTGCCTTATTTTTGTGGAGTTTTATAGAATTTTTATTGCGTTTAAACAAGTGGCGAAAACTAAAATTTGCATTTAATTATTCGAAAAACAAAAATGATATTTTTTGGCTGTTGATTAGTATTTTGGTGGCTTTTAGTTGGTTGGTTACTGTTCCTTATTTTGCTAAAATACCTTTGTTATCCATGACTATATTACAACCTGATTTAGGTTACACATTATTTATAGGAGTAATTATAGGAATGCTGAGCGGTATAGTTCTATATTTTATAAAAAGCAACACAAATGTAGAAAAACCACACCCAACAACTAAATTATCTTCTTAG
- the holA gene encoding DNA polymerase III subunit delta: MSTYDSIIEDLQQKKYKNIYFLFGEEPYYIDKLADFIDATVLTESEKAFNQIVVYGKDADFKTIVDECRQYPMMAERRVVILKEGQNMTSINELQNYLEKPSDLSILVICYKYKKPDKRTKFYKAIEKNGVLFESKPIYDNQVAPWIGSYLKAKGFSIDPGAADMMAEYVGKDLHRLSNELDKICVGRDKKSVIDIKCIKDEIGISKDYSIFDLQSALSEKNFAKSTRIIRNFINNPKNNPTVMVLSGLHSYFFKVFITLAFRNENDFELQKKLGVSSPYFVKEYKLAASKYTNEDLNRIFKALKTADMRSKGMDARNADEAKILKDLLISIFFKQPVE; encoded by the coding sequence GTGTCAACATACGATTCAATTATAGAAGACCTTCAGCAAAAGAAGTATAAAAACATCTATTTTTTGTTTGGTGAAGAACCGTATTACATTGATAAACTTGCCGATTTTATAGATGCTACGGTTCTGACAGAATCGGAAAAGGCTTTTAATCAGATCGTCGTATATGGCAAAGATGCCGACTTTAAAACCATCGTGGATGAGTGCCGGCAATACCCGATGATGGCGGAGCGCAGGGTAGTGATTCTCAAGGAAGGACAAAATATGACGTCGATCAACGAGCTGCAGAATTACCTGGAAAAACCTTCAGATCTGAGTATTTTGGTCATTTGTTACAAATATAAAAAGCCTGATAAAAGAACGAAGTTTTATAAAGCCATTGAAAAAAATGGTGTACTGTTTGAATCAAAACCAATTTATGATAATCAGGTTGCGCCATGGATTGGAAGTTATTTGAAGGCCAAAGGTTTTAGTATAGATCCCGGAGCGGCGGATATGATGGCCGAGTACGTAGGCAAAGACCTTCATCGGTTGAGTAATGAATTAGATAAAATATGTGTGGGCAGAGATAAAAAATCTGTGATTGATATCAAGTGTATTAAGGATGAAATTGGAATCAGTAAAGACTACAGCATTTTTGACTTGCAGAGTGCACTTTCAGAGAAAAATTTCGCCAAATCCACCAGAATCATTCGGAATTTTATCAATAATCCTAAAAACAACCCAACCGTAATGGTTCTTTCCGGATTACATTCCTACTTTTTTAAAGTCTTCATAACATTGGCTTTCAGAAATGAAAATGATTTTGAACTGCAAAAAAAATTAGGTGTTTCCAGCCCATATTTTGTAAAAGAATATAAGCTGGCTGCATCTAAATACACGAATGAAGATCTGAACAGAATTTTCAAAGCTTTGAAAACAGCCGATATGCGATCCAAAGGCATGGATGCCAGAAATGCAGATGAAGCAAAAATTTTAAAAGATTTGCTGATAAGTATTTTTTTTAAACAACCAGTGGAATAA
- a CDS encoding LON peptidase substrate-binding domain-containing protein, whose protein sequence is MSRVIPLFPLSMVVFPGEELNLHIFEPRYKQLIHDCKNNGIRFGIPPYFEGHELKYGTEMELVSIEKEYADGKMDIRTIAKGWFEIKTFYRKLDHKLYPGGKIKDKEWDQIADPVYSRLIVSLIQDLYRIMKIDNIKIPEAERFKSFMLGHKIGFNIDQELEFLTIPSEIERQLYIISHLEQLIPVVQQAEELRKRAELNGHFQNPFTPEF, encoded by the coding sequence ATGTCAAGAGTAATTCCATTATTTCCATTGAGTATGGTGGTATTTCCTGGCGAAGAGTTGAACCTCCACATTTTTGAACCCAGATATAAACAACTGATACACGATTGTAAAAATAATGGCATCCGTTTTGGCATACCCCCCTATTTTGAAGGGCATGAATTAAAATACGGCACTGAAATGGAGCTTGTGTCTATCGAAAAAGAATATGCCGATGGTAAGATGGATATACGGACGATTGCAAAAGGATGGTTTGAAATAAAAACATTTTATCGCAAATTGGACCACAAACTTTATCCGGGAGGAAAAATCAAAGATAAAGAATGGGACCAGATAGCAGATCCTGTTTACAGCAGACTGATTGTTTCTTTAATACAAGATCTCTACAGGATCATGAAAATAGATAACATAAAGATCCCCGAAGCTGAAAGGTTTAAAAGCTTTATGCTGGGTCATAAAATCGGTTTTAATATTGATCAGGAACTGGAGTTTTTGACCATTCCTTCAGAAATAGAAAGACAATTGTACATAATCTCTCATTTAGAACAGTTGATACCTGTCGTCCAACAAGCAGAAGAATTAAGAAAAAGAGCAGAATTGAATGGTCATTTTCAAAACCCGTTCACACCGGAATTTTAG
- a CDS encoding metallophosphatase domain-containing protein: MKFITISDTHGQHQALNLPDGDVLIHAGDVSSRGTEYEVRSFLEWFAGLDFTYKIFIAGNHDFFFEQKDATTIKSLIPENVIYLNDSGVNIEGISIWGSPVSPWFYDWAFNRQRGADIKKHWDLIPDHTEILITHSPAFGILDRTTSGQHAGCEELKDKIEATKPKVHVCGHIHEAYGKKVTIDTLYINASVLNVHYQLVNDAIEFEL, encoded by the coding sequence ATGAAATTTATTACCATCTCTGACACCCACGGACAGCACCAAGCATTGAATTTACCTGATGGGGATGTGCTCATTCATGCAGGTGATGTAAGTAGTCGTGGTACGGAGTACGAAGTCAGATCGTTTTTAGAATGGTTTGCCGGATTGGACTTTACATACAAAATTTTTATTGCCGGAAATCATGACTTCTTTTTTGAGCAAAAAGATGCAACCACAATAAAATCTCTTATACCGGAGAATGTCATCTATTTGAACGATAGTGGTGTAAATATCGAAGGTATCTCCATTTGGGGTTCGCCGGTTTCACCATGGTTTTATGATTGGGCATTTAACAGGCAGCGTGGTGCAGATATAAAGAAACATTGGGATTTAATACCTGATCATACCGAAATTCTCATCACACATAGTCCTGCTTTCGGAATACTCGATCGGACGACAAGTGGCCAACATGCAGGGTGTGAAGAGTTAAAAGATAAAATTGAAGCTACTAAACCAAAAGTCCACGTATGCGGTCACATTCACGAAGCATATGGTAAAAAAGTGACCATAGACACATTATATATCAATGCAAGTGTACTCAATGTGCATTATCAATTGGTGAATGATGCTATTGAGTTTGAGTTGTGA
- the pepT gene encoding peptidase T, whose protein sequence is MQYTVEERFLKYVKIDTQADPMSDSFPSTLKQKNLTAIILKELDDMGIKAETNEAGYVYATFPSNSDSKTQKVFFCAHLDTAPDCSGTDVKPIVHRNYQGQPIILPDDTTQVIDTEKYPNLAQKTGHDIITASGLTLLGSDDKSGVAIIMDAIYQLKNNPNLPHGDVKILFTTDEEVGKGVAKVDLRKLDADFGYTLDSGDLGCFESENFSANALKLIIHGVSAHPGYAKGKMENSIKIASEIVSRLPRLTLSPESTEEKEGFIHPNKISGSLEQSEVDFILRDFETSKLDEYAQLIERTAQEVLLDYPGSSFEIQVRHQYRNMKDVLDKNPHVAKYALDAMANLKIPITNGSIRGGTDGATLSHMGLPCPNLFAGEQAIHSKHEWVSVQDMQKAVDTIIEICRLVALDTK, encoded by the coding sequence ATGCAATACACCGTTGAAGAACGATTTCTTAAATACGTAAAAATTGACACCCAAGCCGACCCAATGTCAGACAGCTTTCCTTCTACACTAAAACAGAAAAATCTGACAGCTATTATACTGAAAGAGTTGGATGATATGGGGATCAAGGCAGAAACCAATGAAGCGGGGTATGTTTATGCTACATTTCCTTCCAATTCGGATTCAAAAACACAAAAAGTATTCTTTTGTGCGCATTTGGATACAGCTCCTGATTGCAGCGGAACGGATGTTAAACCTATCGTACATCGCAATTATCAGGGACAACCTATCATACTTCCGGATGATACAACACAAGTGATAGACACTGAAAAATATCCGAATCTGGCGCAAAAAACAGGACATGATATTATTACAGCCAGTGGATTGACTTTGCTGGGAAGTGACGACAAATCAGGGGTAGCTATTATTATGGATGCCATTTATCAATTAAAAAATAATCCAAATCTGCCGCATGGTGATGTGAAAATATTATTTACCACGGACGAAGAAGTAGGAAAAGGTGTGGCGAAAGTAGATCTCAGGAAATTAGATGCAGATTTTGGTTATACACTTGATTCGGGAGATTTAGGATGTTTTGAGTCAGAAAATTTCTCTGCTAATGCATTAAAACTTATCATTCACGGGGTAAGTGCTCATCCGGGATACGCAAAAGGCAAAATGGAAAATTCCATCAAAATAGCTTCAGAAATTGTTTCCAGATTACCAAGACTCACTCTCAGCCCGGAATCTACTGAAGAAAAGGAAGGCTTTATCCACCCCAACAAAATCAGTGGCTCTTTGGAACAATCAGAAGTTGACTTTATTTTACGCGATTTTGAAACGAGTAAGCTCGATGAGTATGCGCAATTGATTGAAAGAACTGCTCAGGAAGTTTTGTTGGATTATCCGGGTTCTTCATTTGAAATACAAGTGAGACACCAATACCGAAATATGAAGGATGTTTTGGACAAAAATCCGCATGTAGCCAAATATGCATTGGATGCAATGGCCAATCTGAAAATTCCGATAACCAACGGAAGTATACGTGGCGGTACAGACGGTGCCACATTATCGCATATGGGACTTCCCTGCCCCAACCTGTTTGCCGGCGAACAAGCCATCCATTCCAAACATGAGTGGGTATCTGTTCAGGATATGCAAAAAGCGGTCGATACGATTATAGAAATTTGTCGATTGGTCGCTTTGGACACAAAATAA
- a CDS encoding trypsin-like peptidase domain-containing protein — protein sequence MKTKQIIIGFFFILSNTLFGQTFNFPKCQSDPDLKIIDVIRDDYSTVINFEYKRSSSPDIYIYLNSPSTADAFYIKTHNKSYKLIGSKGIGNADGITPARLNIPLKFSATFEPIPTYVTQFDLIEGSNGTWNIYNIPLKPTQSSTTFCDKINFNINYDKPTFSKFLSGVRHAVIYCSPTIRGHKPAFSALFDYLKGMGFESVKYSKDDDSNTISSSEKVSIFLYFTYDLYNFSDIKLEFYSQTNGVNWNFSSSKIVKDELNSSNTKSNFYKALIDMYGYKKAPFDKKNSMPIIKIQTCWTEEKLQKEIELNGCNKIEGIYEVTKSSTTSPRYRVAVRKINGSYYLVYLSGARNYMDWSEGEIKAFLEETATPLLFKATIVMENKLMDDNYFIKFGKGYFDLISIDNESSMYLKMFPTASNNSELYKEPISSGTGFAISSDGYIVTNHHVTNGAESINVKGVNGDFSKVYSAKIIVEDQKNDLSIIQINSPSFTSLGTIPYTIANRPSDVGSSVFVLGYPLRSSMGDEVKLTNGIISSKSGFQGDITSYQITAPVQPGNSGGPLFGENGNILAIINAKHGDAENASYAIKSSYLLNLIDLLPKPTTLQNKNSVSGMTLSEQVKILKKYIYIIETN from the coding sequence ATGAAGACAAAACAAATAATAATAGGATTTTTTTTCATCCTTTCTAATACTTTATTTGGGCAAACTTTTAATTTCCCAAAATGCCAATCAGATCCAGATTTAAAAATTATAGATGTTATTCGTGATGATTACTCAACGGTTATTAATTTTGAATATAAAAGAAGTTCAAGCCCCGATATTTATATTTATTTAAACTCACCATCAACTGCAGATGCTTTTTATATTAAAACACATAACAAATCATACAAATTAATTGGTTCAAAAGGCATTGGGAATGCAGATGGAATAACACCTGCCAGACTTAATATACCATTAAAATTTTCTGCAACATTTGAACCTATCCCCACTTATGTAACACAGTTTGATTTAATTGAAGGGTCGAATGGGACTTGGAATATTTATAATATCCCATTAAAACCCACACAATCTTCTACCACATTTTGTGATAAAATAAACTTTAATATCAATTATGATAAACCTACTTTCTCTAAATTTTTAAGTGGTGTACGCCATGCTGTAATTTATTGTAGTCCAACGATCCGAGGCCACAAACCAGCATTCAGTGCCTTATTTGATTATCTTAAAGGAATGGGTTTTGAAAGTGTAAAATACTCTAAAGATGATGATTCGAATACCATAAGCTCGTCAGAAAAAGTTTCTATTTTTCTTTATTTTACTTATGATTTATATAACTTTTCAGATATTAAATTAGAGTTTTATTCTCAAACTAATGGCGTAAATTGGAATTTTAGTTCATCTAAGATAGTTAAAGACGAGCTTAATTCATCAAATACTAAATCCAATTTTTACAAAGCCCTTATTGATATGTATGGTTATAAAAAGGCACCTTTTGATAAAAAAAATTCAATGCCGATTATAAAAATACAAACTTGTTGGACTGAAGAAAAACTTCAAAAAGAAATTGAATTAAACGGTTGTAATAAAATAGAAGGAATCTATGAAGTTACCAAAAGCTCTACCACCTCACCCAGATATAGAGTTGCTGTAAGAAAGATTAACGGCTCATACTACTTGGTTTATCTTAGCGGTGCACGAAATTATATGGATTGGTCGGAAGGAGAAATTAAAGCTTTTCTTGAAGAAACCGCCACACCTCTTTTATTTAAAGCTACAATAGTTATGGAAAATAAATTGATGGATGACAATTATTTTATAAAATTTGGTAAAGGTTATTTTGACTTAATTTCAATAGATAATGAAAGTAGTATGTATTTAAAAATGTTTCCTACAGCCAGTAATAATTCAGAATTATATAAAGAACCAATTTCTTCTGGTACTGGGTTTGCAATATCTTCTGATGGCTACATTGTAACAAACCATCATGTAACAAATGGAGCAGAATCAATTAATGTTAAAGGTGTTAATGGAGATTTTTCAAAAGTATACTCTGCAAAAATTATAGTAGAAGATCAAAAAAATGATTTGTCAATCATACAAATTAACTCCCCTAGTTTCACATCTTTAGGTACAATCCCATATACAATTGCTAATCGTCCTTCTGATGTTGGTAGTTCAGTTTTTGTTTTAGGATATCCACTTCGATCTTCAATGGGTGACGAAGTGAAATTAACAAATGGAATTATAAGCTCTAAATCAGGTTTTCAGGGTGATATAACATCTTACCAAATTACAGCACCTGTTCAACCGGGCAATAGTGGTGGCCCATTATTTGGTGAAAATGGAAATATTCTTGCTATTATTAATGCTAAACACGGTGATGCCGAAAATGCATCTTATGCAATAAAGTCCTCTTATTTATTGAATCTTATAGATTTGTTACCTAAACCAACCACTTTACAAAATAAAAATTCTGTTTCAGGAATGACTCTTTCGGAACAAGTGAAAATTTTGAAAAAGTACATATATATAATTGAAACCAATTAA
- the ggt gene encoding gamma-glutamyltransferase, producing MKYYIHIICICLVSTTLFNFTSCKLNNPAPEVYNITKSASGINGVVVTAHPIATEIGLDILKKGGNAVDAAIAVQFALAVCYPGAGNIGGGGFMVYRDKDGGTFTLDYREKAPAKATTDMYLDSAGLPEVEKSLYGHLAAGVPGTVDGMVQAFEKFSKLKNWEQLLAPAIEIAEKGYPITGREAKNLNEKQPLFIKYNSNQTAFHKEVWTEGDTLKQKELAKTLSAIMQHKRDGFYAGWVADAILAEMNAGGGIITSEVLKNYQSKWREPIVSDYRGHKIISMPPPSSGGVALIQLLKMVEPYNLSAMKFHSPEAIHLIIEAERRVYADRAKHLGDPDYYKVPVQKLIDSTYLQNRMKDFDPRAASMSENIQAGNTESLETTHFSIVDSEGNAVSMTTTLNGGYGSFTVVSGAGFLLNNEMDDFSVKPGSPNLYGLVGAEANKIEPGKRMLSSMTPTIIEKDNKLFMVVGTPGGSTIITSVFQTIINVIDFGMSIVDAVHAPRFHHQWLPDEVKIESDCFTESTKMVLTSLGHKLVNSDPIGRVEAICIDNNGMYVGAADIRGDDDAKAY from the coding sequence ATGAAATATTACATTCATATTATATGTATTTGTTTAGTTAGCACTACCCTTTTCAATTTTACATCATGCAAACTCAACAATCCTGCACCGGAAGTTTACAACATCACAAAATCAGCTTCCGGTATAAATGGCGTTGTCGTAACTGCACATCCGATAGCCACAGAAATTGGCCTGGACATCCTGAAAAAAGGTGGCAACGCTGTTGATGCAGCCATTGCTGTTCAATTTGCTTTGGCAGTCTGTTATCCGGGAGCAGGGAATATAGGCGGTGGCGGATTTATGGTATATAGAGATAAAGACGGAGGTACATTTACCCTGGACTACAGGGAAAAAGCTCCGGCAAAAGCAACGACAGATATGTACCTTGACTCAGCTGGGTTGCCTGAAGTAGAAAAAAGTCTGTACGGACATCTGGCGGCAGGTGTGCCGGGTACGGTAGATGGGATGGTTCAGGCATTTGAAAAGTTCAGTAAGCTCAAAAACTGGGAACAACTATTGGCCCCTGCCATCGAAATTGCAGAAAAAGGGTATCCGATTACCGGTCGGGAAGCTAAAAATCTGAATGAAAAACAGCCATTATTTATCAAATACAACTCCAACCAAACTGCATTTCACAAAGAAGTCTGGACTGAAGGGGACACCCTAAAACAGAAAGAACTTGCAAAAACACTTTCAGCTATCATGCAGCATAAAAGAGATGGTTTTTATGCCGGATGGGTAGCAGATGCTATTCTGGCTGAAATGAATGCTGGTGGTGGAATTATCACGTCTGAAGTTTTAAAAAATTATCAATCCAAATGGCGGGAACCAATCGTTTCAGATTATCGGGGTCACAAAATAATTTCTATGCCGCCGCCATCCAGCGGTGGAGTTGCTCTCATCCAACTACTGAAAATGGTTGAGCCATATAACCTCAGTGCTATGAAATTTCATTCACCGGAAGCAATCCACCTGATCATCGAAGCAGAAAGGAGAGTTTATGCAGACAGAGCCAAACACCTGGGGGACCCGGATTATTACAAAGTACCGGTTCAGAAATTGATAGATAGTACTTACTTGCAAAACCGAATGAAGGATTTTGATCCGAGAGCTGCGTCCATGAGTGAAAATATTCAGGCCGGCAATACTGAAAGTCTGGAAACGACACATTTTTCGATTGTAGATAGTGAAGGAAATGCGGTATCCATGACGACTACGCTCAATGGCGGTTATGGATCTTTTACAGTTGTGTCCGGTGCCGGATTTTTGTTAAATAATGAGATGGATGACTTTTCAGTAAAACCCGGCAGTCCCAACTTATACGGATTGGTAGGAGCAGAAGCTAATAAGATAGAACCCGGCAAAAGGATGTTGAGTTCTATGACTCCTACCATTATCGAAAAGGACAATAAATTATTTATGGTCGTAGGCACACCCGGTGGTTCAACTATTATCACCTCCGTATTTCAGACTATCATCAATGTGATTGATTTTGGTATGAGTATAGTAGATGCAGTACATGCTCCCCGTTTTCATCACCAATGGCTACCTGATGAAGTAAAAATTGAGTCGGATTGTTTTACAGAAAGCACCAAAATGGTACTGACGAGTCTGGGACATAAATTAGTAAATTCCGATCCAATCGGAAGAGTAGAAGCTATCTGTATCGATAATAATGGAATGTATGTAGGTGCTGCCGATATCAGAGGGGATGATGATGCTAAGGCGTATTAA
- a CDS encoding peptidylprolyl isomerase: MINNKMIKDPFLIVLILVSSILTGFGQTYLIDKVVAKVGGEFILLSEVEDEFSYAKTKDPSLSDDIKCMILENLIAQKIIVYQAKLDSVDVTAEEVELQLDYRFESVLRQMNGDEEFFKDYYGASVSEMKDRYRDDQKQKLLAEKMQYKLISEVEITPREVEKFFNSIPKDSLPYFKSDMEIAEIVMKPQVNPTERQKALDKITDLRSKIMNKEADFSTLASKHSQDPGSALRGGDLGFAKRGSYVPEFEATVFSLTKDEISEVIETEYGFHIIQLIERRGNSVRAKHILIKPEITADDLAKTKSKLDSVRTLIVADSLSFERAVKLYSTKALPSYSNNGRVKNQNTNNTFFAADDLDPDTYFAIFELKTGEISKPLEISLMGGEKAYRLVQLQSINKPHRASLKEDYDKITTFAKENKKNEYFMTWLEKKRKETFVQLDPVFKHCEEIISKSN, encoded by the coding sequence ATGATAAATAACAAAATGATTAAGGACCCATTTTTGATAGTTTTGATTTTAGTGAGCAGTATTCTGACCGGTTTCGGTCAAACATATCTGATTGATAAAGTGGTAGCCAAAGTGGGAGGTGAGTTCATTTTATTATCTGAAGTGGAGGATGAATTTTCATATGCAAAAACAAAAGATCCTTCTTTGTCAGACGATATTAAGTGTATGATTCTTGAAAATCTGATTGCCCAGAAGATTATTGTTTATCAGGCTAAATTAGATAGTGTGGATGTGACTGCTGAAGAAGTTGAACTTCAGTTGGATTACAGATTTGAGTCAGTGTTGCGGCAGATGAATGGAGACGAAGAATTTTTTAAGGATTATTACGGCGCATCTGTTTCAGAAATGAAAGACAGATATAGGGATGATCAGAAGCAAAAACTTCTGGCAGAAAAGATGCAATATAAGCTGATTTCAGAAGTAGAAATCACACCAAGAGAAGTTGAAAAATTTTTTAACAGCATACCAAAAGACAGTCTTCCTTACTTTAAATCCGATATGGAAATTGCGGAAATTGTGATGAAACCGCAAGTAAACCCAACGGAACGACAAAAAGCCTTGGACAAGATTACAGACCTTCGTTCTAAAATAATGAATAAAGAAGCCGATTTTTCAACTTTAGCTTCCAAGCATTCCCAGGACCCCGGCTCAGCTTTGAGAGGAGGTGATTTGGGTTTTGCTAAAAGAGGTTCTTATGTGCCTGAATTTGAAGCTACTGTTTTCAGTCTGACAAAAGATGAAATCTCTGAAGTCATTGAAACTGAATATGGTTTTCATATTATACAATTGATCGAAAGACGTGGGAACAGCGTAAGAGCTAAACATATCCTGATCAAACCGGAGATTACAGCGGATGATCTCGCAAAGACAAAGAGTAAACTGGATTCAGTCAGAACATTGATAGTAGCAGACTCTTTAAGTTTTGAGAGAGCAGTTAAGTTGTATTCCACCAAAGCTTTACCATCTTATTCCAATAATGGTCGGGTAAAAAACCAAAATACCAATAATACTTTTTTTGCAGCGGATGATCTTGATCCGGACACTTATTTTGCGATATTCGAACTCAAAACCGGAGAAATTTCCAAACCATTGGAGATCAGTCTTATGGGTGGGGAAAAGGCATATCGTCTCGTTCAATTACAGTCCATCAATAAACCGCACAGAGCAAGTCTGAAGGAAGATTACGACAAGATTACAACTTTTGCAAAGGAGAATAAGAAAAATGAATATTTTATGACCTGGCTTGAAAAGAAAAGAAAAGAAACTTTCGTTCAGTTGGATCCGGTATTCAAACATTGTGAAGAGATTATATCCAAGTCCAATTAA